A region of Rhipicephalus microplus isolate Deutch F79 unplaced genomic scaffold, USDA_Rmic scaffold_65, whole genome shotgun sequence DNA encodes the following proteins:
- the LOC119162141 gene encoding sentrin-specific protease 1, producing the protein MTTFNMVPRLHTPQVGTLARENKLVTSGGSTSGGLYASTRKLNHSFELLATGCKDVEKNNVRPDWQDWIASVQVRNRTRAFYMPCRRRNGKEESWHGDGETARGRSCFVWQKKMCSGLLSRSIGKRFFYKMMLSIYNESKMDRNLGGVDEVLAPSYAEKLSKSAVSRLSLCSVGSAEWYAALKERLNITVRFCVSKQRQLDRSSVVRDVEGVVLPSLTPAMVHEVEAALVPTPPDEVLASAFRLNISRADMHTLTDTQWLNDEVVNFYMNLLMQRSQKEGFPTVYAFNTFFYPKLVQGGHAALKRWTRTVDLFSFDIILVPLHLTAHWCLAVVDFRKPHIAYYDSLNSDCEQPQCLATLQKYLEDESLHKRSYGLNWDCWTLKVMDVPQQENYNDCGMFTCQFAECISRDAPISFGQQHMPYFRKRVVYEILHKTILSV; encoded by the coding sequence ATGACGACTTTCAACATGGTGCCGAGACTACATACGCCGCAAGTCGGCACGTTAGCACGCGAAAACAAGCTCGTAACGAGCGGCGGCTCAACAAGCGGCGGACTCTACGCCAGCACTCGAAAGCTTAACCATAGTTTTGAACTTCTGGCCACGGGTTGCAAAGACGTAGAAAAAAACAACGTTCGCCCCGATTGGCAAGATTGGATAGCAAGTGTGCAGGTAAGGAATCGGACAAGAGCCTTCTACATGCCGTGTCGCCGGCGCAACGGCAAGGAAGAGAGCTGGCATGGGGATGGCGAAACAGCTCGTGGCCGATCGTGTTTTGTGTGGCAAAAAAAGATGTGCTCAGGGTTACTATCGAGGTCTATCGGTAAGCGTTTCTTCTACAAGATGATGTTGAGTATCTACAACGAAAGCAAAATGGATCGAAATTTGGGAGGTGTCGACGAAGTCCTGGCGCCGAGCTACGCTGAAAAACTGTCGAAGTCTGCGGTGTCGCGTCTTAGTCTGTGCTCGGTGGGCTCCGCAGAATGGTACGCAGCTTTGAAAGAGCGTCTGAACATAACCGTGAGGTTTTGCGTCTCAAAGCAGAGACAGCTAGATCGGAGTAGCGTCGTCCGCGACGTCGAAGGCGTCGTGCTTCCCAGCCTCACTCCGGCGATGGTACATGAAGTTGAGGCAGCCTTGGTGCCGACGCCCCCAGATGAAGTGCTCGCATCGGCCTTCCGGCTGAACATCAGTAGGGCCGACATGCACACACTCACCGACACCCAGTGGCTGAACGACGAAGTGGTAAACTTCTACATGAATCTCCTCATGCAACGGTCACAGAAAGAAGGCTTTCCCACCGTCTATGCCTTCAACACATTCTTTTATCCCAAGCTGGTGCAAGGCGGCCACGCCGCGTTGAAGAGATGGACGCGCACTGTCGACCTCTTCTCCTTTGACATTATTCTGGTGCCCCTGCACCTCACTGCGCACTGGTGCCTCGCTGTTGTTGACTTCCGTAAGCCCCACATTGCTTACTACGACAGCCTGAACTCAGATTGTGAACAACCTCAGTGCTTGGCCACACTGCAGAAGTACTTGGAAGACGAGAGCCTTCACAAGCGAAGCTACGGTCTTAACTGGGACTGCTGGACGTTGAAAGTGATGGATGTGCCACAACAAGAAAACTACAATGACTGCGGCATGTTCACTTGTCAATTCGCTGAGTGTATATCCCGGGACGCACCTATCTCATTTGGTCAGCAGCATATGCCGTATTTCAGGAAGCGTGTTGTCTACGAGATCCTACACAAAACCATACTTTCAGTGTGA
- the LOC119162140 gene encoding sentrin-specific protease 1-like, producing the protein MQNVSKHEGIDEVLAPSYAEKCSKSTVSCLSLCSVGCAEWYAALKKRLSITLRSCAPKQRQLDRGSVVHDVEGVMLPGLTLAMVHEVEADLVPTPPDEVLASVFRLNISRADMLTLTDTQWFNDQVINFYMNLLMQRFQKEGFPTVYAFNTFFYPKLVQGGHAALKRWTRTVDLFSFDIILVALHLTAHWCLAVVDFRKPHIAYYDNLNSEREQPQCLATLQKYLEDESLHK; encoded by the coding sequence ATGCAGAATGTATCGAAACATGAAGGCATCGACGAAGTCCTGGCGCCGAGCTATGCTGAAAAATGTTCCAAATCTACGGTGTCATGTCTTAGTCTGTGCTCGGTTGGCTGCGCAGAATGGTACGCAGCTTTGAAAAAGCGCCTGAGCATAACCTTGAGGTCTTGCGCCCCAAAGCAGCGACAGTTAGATCGGGGTAGCGTCGTCCACGATGTCGAAGGCGTCATGCTTCCCGGCCTCACTTTGGCGATGGTACATGAGGTtgaggcagacttggtgccgacGCCCCCTGACGAAGTGCTAGCATCGGTCTTCCGGCTGAACATTAGTAGGGCTGACATGCTCACGCTCACTGACACCCAGTGGTTCAACGACCAAGTGATAAACTTCTACATGAATCTCCTCATGCAACGGTTTCAGAAAGAAGGCTTTCCCACCGTCTATGCCTTCAACACATTCTTTTATCCCAAGCTGGTGCAAGGCGGCCACGCTGCGTTGAAGAGATGGACGCGCACTGTCGACCTCTTCTCCTTTGACATTATTCTGGTGGCCCTGCACCTCACTGCACACTGGTGCCTTGCGGTTGTTGACTTCCGCAAGCCCCACATTGCTTACTACGACAACCTCAACTCAGAACGTGAACAACCTCAGTGCTTGGCCACGCTGCAGAAGTACTTGGAAGACGAGAGCCTTCACAAGTGA